Proteins found in one Candidatus Methanoperedens sp. genomic segment:
- a CDS encoding glycosyltransferase family 4 protein, whose amino-acid sequence MRILFVPSGSLKSINTFEHGGAESQIYGISKEIIKKGHEVYVTGLFDGFKDNESIAIVDGIQFINIGTPHLKDKSGHHIMSTIGTLLYSKAVTKKIKQINPDVISLNERFSAYFSSNLNIPKTFTTHNPDGMAFYKDFAIESNRLNYVFFDVKRRIEEKVMSRSDTIIALTNSIRDYLQECGFTNTCIIPNAVDAKKYTNRGDENFILFAGRLDKVKGIQYLIEAFSELINDFDSDLLIVGSGPDEMRLKKIVKSKNMADRVHFIPMVGKNELRGFLSKCSVFVLPSLFESFGIVMIEAMASGKPVIASDIPGPRDVIKHEYDGFLFKRENVGELKKYLYLCLSDEKLRRKIGTNGRKTIEGRYTFDKIANQYLKVYGNLLCFQQK is encoded by the coding sequence ATGAGAATATTATTTGTTCCATCAGGAAGTTTAAAATCTATTAATACATTTGAGCATGGTGGGGCTGAATCGCAGATATACGGCATTTCAAAGGAAATTATTAAAAAAGGACACGAGGTCTATGTGACAGGACTTTTTGATGGATTTAAAGATAATGAATCAATAGCAATTGTTGACGGAATACAATTCATCAATATCGGAACGCCTCATCTCAAAGATAAAAGTGGACATCATATCATGTCTACAATTGGCACATTGCTATATTCTAAAGCTGTGACCAAAAAGATTAAACAAATCAACCCAGATGTAATAAGTTTAAATGAACGTTTTTCAGCGTACTTTTCATCTAATTTAAATATACCAAAAACTTTTACAACTCACAATCCAGATGGCATGGCATTTTACAAAGACTTTGCCATAGAAAGCAATCGATTAAATTATGTTTTTTTTGATGTTAAAAGAAGGATAGAAGAAAAAGTCATGTCTCGTTCGGACACAATCATTGCATTAACCAACAGCATTCGAGATTATTTACAGGAGTGTGGCTTTACAAATACCTGTATAATCCCCAACGCAGTAGATGCCAAAAAATACACAAATAGGGGTGACGAAAATTTTATTTTATTCGCAGGGAGATTGGATAAGGTAAAAGGAATACAATATTTAATCGAAGCATTTTCTGAATTAATTAATGATTTTGATTCAGATTTATTAATTGTTGGTTCTGGCCCAGACGAAATGAGACTCAAAAAAATAGTAAAATCAAAGAATATGGCTGATCGGGTACATTTTATACCAATGGTTGGTAAAAATGAGTTAAGAGGTTTTTTGTCGAAATGTTCTGTTTTTGTTTTGCCCTCATTATTTGAATCGTTTGGAATAGTCATGATTGAAGCAATGGCTTCAGGTAAGCCTGTAATTGCAAGTGACATTCCAGGTCCAAGAGATGTGATAAAACATGAGTATGATGGATTTTTATTTAAGAGGGAAAATGTAGGTGAATTAAAGAAGTATCTTTACTTGTGTCTCTCTGATGAAAAATTACGGAGAAAAATCGGCACCAATGGAAGAAAAACAATTGAAGGTAGATATACATTTGACAAAATAGCTAATCAATATTTAAAAGTATATGGAAACTTATTATGCTTTCAACAAAAATAG
- a CDS encoding glycosyltransferase yields MKILQVISSFPPAYAYGGPTRVTYDISRELVKKGHEVTVYTTDVFNARSRFKYETNPMKIDGIEVYHFNNISNRLAHKNLAMAPIMAFELNRTIKNFDVIHLHEYRSFQAILVHYYSKKYNIPYILQPHGTIPIISKTKQKKSFDLLFGHSIVKDTSKIIATSRIESNQYCTVFPELDKEKVIHIPNGISMETYQNLPKKGQFKKKYSIKTDEKIILFMSRVHERKGADILVEAFSKLKNDFEKVKLVIAGPDEGYLQKLKQIVNKLWINDDVIFTGTLLEPDKFMAYVDADVFVLPSKDKYESFGNVVLEACACGKPVVVTNNCGVSEWIGEDVGYTIECDKDQLKDAILKVLIDDRLMRKFGEEGRKLVENNFDLKIIITYYEKIYEGIKHPNERKETTQ; encoded by the coding sequence ATGAAAATTCTTCAAGTAATATCTTCATTTCCTCCGGCGTATGCATACGGTGGGCCCACTAGGGTAACCTACGACATTTCAAGAGAGCTTGTAAAGAAAGGGCATGAAGTTACAGTATATACTACTGATGTATTTAATGCACGTTCTCGTTTTAAATATGAGACAAATCCAATGAAAATAGATGGAATTGAAGTATATCATTTTAATAATATAAGTAACAGACTTGCTCATAAAAACTTAGCTATGGCTCCAATAATGGCTTTTGAATTAAATAGAACTATTAAAAATTTTGATGTGATACATTTGCATGAGTATCGATCTTTTCAGGCAATACTTGTTCATTATTATAGTAAAAAATATAATATACCATATATTTTACAACCACATGGGACTATCCCAATAATCAGTAAAACCAAACAAAAAAAAAGTTTCGATTTGCTTTTCGGTCACTCTATAGTTAAAGATACAAGTAAAATAATAGCGACCTCAAGGATTGAATCTAATCAATATTGTACTGTGTTCCCTGAATTGGACAAAGAAAAAGTTATTCACATACCAAACGGCATTAGCATGGAAACATATCAGAATTTACCGAAAAAAGGACAATTTAAAAAGAAATATTCAATAAAAACAGATGAAAAAATAATACTATTTATGAGCAGGGTACATGAAAGAAAAGGTGCTGACATTCTTGTAGAAGCATTTAGTAAATTAAAAAATGATTTTGAAAAAGTAAAACTTGTTATTGCTGGACCCGACGAGGGTTATTTACAAAAATTAAAACAAATTGTGAATAAATTATGGATTAATGATGATGTAATATTTACAGGAACGCTCCTTGAACCGGATAAATTTATGGCTTATGTTGATGCAGATGTTTTCGTATTGCCATCAAAAGATAAGTACGAATCTTTTGGAAATGTCGTTTTGGAGGCATGTGCGTGTGGCAAACCTGTGGTAGTTACGAATAATTGTGGCGTATCTGAATGGATTGGTGAAGATGTAGGATACACAATCGAATGTGACAAAGACCAGTTGAAGGATGCAATTTTGAAAGTTTTGATAGATGACAGATTAATGAGGAAATTCGGTGAAGAAGGGAGAAAGCTAGTGGAGAATAATTTTGATTTGAAAATAATTATTACGTATTACGAAAAAATTTATGAAGGTATTAAACATCCAAATGAACGAAAGGAAACAACACAATGA
- a CDS encoding class I SAM-dependent methyltransferase, whose translation MLNERVNYASLQLEYLDPNSLVYKKLRIIDKYINKSHSLLDIGAGTGELIKLEKQKFEMIYGIDVDGESAEACTELFKKDEHIRILHGSIDILESSLANIKFEYITCLDVLEHIEMNRCGEYLKKIYKLLEDDGIFLFSGPGIFEKIRIFMGRSPTHLHSHSSYGWKKMIQEAGFNILSIETVEFPMIHSDFLRKNVHIFGKCCLIVSKKVSSSEKCE comes from the coding sequence ATGTTGAATGAAAGAGTGAATTATGCTAGTTTACAGCTAGAATATTTAGATCCAAATAGTCTGGTTTATAAAAAACTAAGGATAATTGATAAATATATAAATAAAAGTCATTCACTTTTAGATATTGGTGCAGGTACAGGGGAATTAATCAAATTAGAAAAACAAAAATTTGAGATGATCTATGGAATTGACGTAGATGGAGAGTCAGCCGAGGCATGCACTGAATTATTTAAAAAAGATGAACACATTCGAATACTACATGGCAGTATCGATATTCTGGAAAGCTCATTGGCTAACATAAAATTTGAATATATAACATGTTTAGATGTCTTAGAACACATTGAAATGAATAGATGTGGGGAATATTTAAAGAAAATATATAAGCTTCTTGAAGATGATGGAATATTTTTGTTTAGTGGCCCAGGTATATTTGAAAAAATCAGGATATTTATGGGGAGATCTCCAACACATTTGCATTCGCATTCATCTTATGGCTGGAAAAAAATGATTCAAGAAGCTGGTTTCAATATATTGAGCATTGAAACAGTTGAATTTCCAATGATACACAGTGATTTTTTACGAAAAAATGTGCACATTTTTGGGAAATGCTGCTTAATAGTTTCCAAGAAAGTATCATCTTCGGAGAAGTGTGAATGA
- a CDS encoding glycosyltransferase: protein MTGKKNEINKTESDEYIIVAPPSSEFKGNIINLKDLPRVSFCIPTLNNEDTLDECLNSIINQEYPELEIIIVDGHSKDRTIEIAKKYTEKIYFDDGLLGSARQTGVENSTGQILALFDSDIIIPHKNWLVNAIKYFNYSNNVSTVWPVNVAPPNGSLTVRLYFNQWRVIIEDRIKNKRGLYGGGNALFLKKSIEDIGGINRSLHWGEDFDWAQKLKERRYQVIFIRDPLYHDTMQSLGEFAVKQFTGAKTFTSTGFQLMKLSASDIFYEQIILGAKGMAKGLVVDRDVSWVLFPLIVLIRVSAYSYICAKNILFSGD from the coding sequence ATGACTGGTAAAAAAAATGAGATAAATAAAACTGAATCAGATGAGTATATAATTGTTGCTCCACCATCCTCTGAATTTAAAGGCAATATAATCAATCTTAAAGACCTGCCAAGAGTTTCTTTTTGTATACCTACCTTGAACAATGAAGATACCTTAGATGAGTGTCTGAATAGTATAATCAATCAAGAATATCCAGAATTAGAGATAATAATAGTTGATGGTCATTCGAAGGATCGAACAATTGAAATCGCTAAGAAATATACTGAAAAAATCTATTTTGATGATGGGTTATTGGGGAGTGCAAGACAAACTGGTGTAGAGAATTCAACAGGTCAAATATTAGCTTTATTTGATTCGGATATAATAATACCCCATAAAAATTGGTTGGTAAATGCAATCAAATATTTCAACTATAGCAATAATGTTAGCACGGTCTGGCCTGTAAATGTTGCACCCCCAAACGGATCTCTAACTGTGCGATTATATTTTAACCAATGGAGAGTAATCATAGAGGATAGAATTAAGAATAAGCGAGGTTTGTATGGTGGAGGTAATGCACTATTTTTAAAAAAATCCATCGAAGATATCGGAGGGATAAACAGATCACTTCATTGGGGTGAGGACTTTGATTGGGCACAAAAGCTAAAGGAACGCAGGTATCAGGTTATTTTTATCAGAGATCCATTATATCATGATACAATGCAATCATTGGGAGAATTTGCAGTAAAACAGTTTACTGGCGCAAAGACTTTCACATCTACGGGTTTTCAATTGATGAAGCTTTCAGCGAGCGATATATTTTATGAGCAAATTATTTTGGGCGCAAAAGGTATGGCTAAAGGATTAGTTGTAGATCGAGATGTTTCATGGGTACTTTTCCCTTTGATTGTGCTTATAAGGGTGAGCGCGTATTCATATATATGCGCTAAAAATATATTATTTTCAGGGGATTAA
- a CDS encoding acyltransferase, with product MENDHNIRDDRKGLEKIGLIKKVLLGSAMYSPSSAFKKFVFKMLGADIGKNVYFGPGSLILSEDFHNICIADGVFVAPGVFIQVNRLSVGENSHIGFQSLLVGESLNIGAGCNISNRAFIECSYSPVVIEDDVTIGASVMISSHDGAYRQTHCLAMKSAPILIKKRAFIGNNAIILPGIRIGEKAIVGAGAVVTKNVEGMAVVGGVPARVIKRIDGELS from the coding sequence TTGGAGAACGATCATAATATCAGGGATGACAGGAAAGGACTCGAAAAGATAGGCTTGATAAAAAAAGTGTTATTAGGCTCTGCTATGTACTCCCCCTCATCTGCATTTAAGAAGTTTGTCTTTAAAATGCTTGGTGCTGATATAGGGAAAAATGTATATTTCGGCCCAGGTTCCTTGATCTTATCAGAGGATTTTCATAATATATGTATTGCTGATGGTGTTTTTGTAGCGCCTGGGGTATTTATCCAAGTCAATAGGTTATCTGTGGGTGAAAACTCACACATAGGTTTCCAGTCTCTTCTTGTTGGTGAATCACTTAATATTGGTGCTGGATGCAATATAAGCAACAGGGCATTCATTGAATGCTCGTATTCTCCTGTGGTCATAGAAGATGATGTAACAATAGGCGCAAGTGTTATGATCTCCTCCCATGATGGTGCATACAGGCAGACGCACTGTCTTGCTATGAAAAGCGCACCTATATTGATCAAGAAAAGAGCGTTTATTGGAAATAATGCAATAATATTGCCGGGGATTAGGATTGGTGAAAAAGCTATTGTGGGTGCAGGGGCAGTTGTGACTAAGAATGTTGAAGGGATGGCTGTTGTAGGCGGTGTGCCTGCGAGGGTGATTAAAAGGATTGATGGAGAATTAAGTTAA
- a CDS encoding glycosyltransferase produces MKILIACSTIDLKYKLGCTPSWWQLFKALHETGNEVIVVPYLGDPVNSLWWRTYPNPCSWESKLYNSYLDRKKKQCNLSKHNAKNDTLINRFAEKHVKNKWERHLLNIFDKEKDIDALLFVNVPLNHIKGIPSRIREEYHIPVAYFDGDMPTILPQYAVDRGFKFNYYVNADLSEYDAFFTNSKGVIPDLEKMGARNVNPLYYAIDPDYFKPVEVKKSIDVSFFGYGSEYREDWITKMITDPSIKLTHLNFSIGGGGFKMNLGTANLIGDLSYGGFREFCCKSKISLNITRWSHTNVYASSTARPFELAGYGSCIVSQPYNGIDEWFDVGKELIVVNGEDEAIEAYKWLLDSDDEQAQIGERARQRVLAGHTYRHRAQTVVGMMKNIKIG; encoded by the coding sequence TTGAAAATACTGATCGCATGTTCGACTATTGATTTGAAGTATAAATTAGGCTGTACGCCGTCATGGTGGCAATTGTTCAAAGCACTTCACGAAACTGGTAATGAAGTTATTGTTGTACCCTATCTTGGCGATCCGGTTAATTCATTGTGGTGGAGAACCTATCCAAACCCATGTTCATGGGAGAGCAAACTTTATAATTCATATTTAGATAGAAAGAAAAAACAATGCAATCTTTCGAAGCATAATGCGAAGAATGATACTTTAATAAACAGATTTGCAGAAAAACATGTGAAAAACAAATGGGAAAGACATCTTTTGAATATATTTGATAAAGAGAAGGATATTGATGCTTTACTGTTTGTAAATGTGCCTTTAAACCATATCAAAGGGATACCTTCAAGAATTCGAGAGGAATATCATATACCAGTTGCATATTTCGATGGCGATATGCCTACGATCCTTCCCCAATATGCTGTTGACAGGGGATTCAAATTCAATTATTATGTTAATGCTGATCTTTCCGAGTATGATGCATTTTTCACGAATTCAAAAGGTGTTATTCCTGATCTTGAAAAAATGGGAGCGAGGAATGTTAATCCTCTTTATTATGCCATAGACCCGGATTATTTTAAGCCTGTTGAAGTAAAAAAAAGCATCGACGTTTCTTTCTTCGGCTATGGGAGTGAATATCGCGAGGATTGGATAACAAAGATGATAACGGACCCATCAATAAAATTAACACATTTAAATTTCTCTATTGGAGGTGGCGGCTTTAAAATGAATTTAGGAACGGCAAATTTGATCGGGGATCTTTCTTATGGCGGGTTCAGGGAGTTCTGCTGTAAAAGTAAGATCAGTTTAAATATCACACGGTGGTCTCATACCAATGTTTACGCTTCATCAACTGCAAGACCTTTTGAGTTAGCAGGCTATGGCTCATGTATTGTTTCCCAGCCGTACAATGGGATCGATGAATGGTTCGATGTGGGTAAAGAATTGATCGTGGTCAATGGCGAAGATGAGGCAATTGAAGCTTATAAATGGCTGCTGGATTCTGATGATGAGCAAGCGCAAATTGGTGAAAGAGCACGGCAGCGGGTGCTGGCAGGACATACGTACAGGCACAGGGCGCAGACGGTTGTTGGGATGATGAAAAATATAAAAATTGGTTGA